A region of the Jatrophihabitans sp. genome:
CGGTGGCATTCCTCGGCCAGGTCGTAACCACGCTGCAGCAGCCGGGCGTCGACCTTGGGGTGCGCGGCCCGGTGCACCGCCAGCAACGGCTCCAGCACCGGCTTGACCGCGCTCTGGCGGGGGGTGGTGACCAGCCGGCGCGCGATCCGGTCCCGCACCCGGCGGCGGTGGGCGCCGTTGGCCACCTCGGTCGGCGACGCGGCGACGGGTTCGGTGACCATGGGATGCGCTGCCCACCCGGTGGCCGCCGGGGCGCCGGAAGGGGGTGCGGCCGGCGTGGGCGCGGCCGGGTGCGCCGGGGCGCCGGCGCCCGGTGGGCCGGCATGTCGAGGCGAGCCCACCACCGGTGCGGCGGCTCGCGCAGTGGCCGGCGCCGCTGACGGCGCTGCGGACTGCGCCGGCGTCGACTGCGCGGGCGTCGACTGTCCGGCCGCCGGCGGTGCTGGCGTCGACTGCGCGGGCGTCGACTGTCCGGCCGCCGGCGGTGCTGTCCTGCCTGCGCCGTCCCTGCTGATGACCGCTGCGCCGGCCCGGTGGGTGGCGCGCGTCCTCACCGCGCCGGACGCCGTGGCGGGCGGCTGCGCCGGCGGATTCGCCGCGCTCGGGCTCGCGCTTGGCGCGATCGGGCGCTGAGCGAGCCCGCTGCCGGAGAGTGGGGTGCCGGCGGCCGATGGGTTCGAGGGCGCGATGGCAGCCGCCGCCGAGTCACCGGTGGCCCCTGGGTCTGCCTCGGTGGTCAGGGAAACCTCCATGGCTGAGCCGAAATCGTTACCGGGTCCAGTCTAGGCCCGACCGGCGCCGATTGCCGATCCGGTCCGGTGGGTTCATCAGAGCCGCAGCAGGGCGGTCAGCTCGTGCCCGGCGAGCCTGGCCCGGCCGGCCAGGAACTCCAACTCGATGAGCACCCCGATGCCGGTCACGGTCGCGCCGGCCCGGGACAGCAGCTCCAAGGAAGCCGCCAGGGTGCCGCCGGTGGCCAGCACGTCGTCCACCACGTACACCCGCTTGCCCTCCAGCAGCCCCACCGGCACCTCGATCTCGGCGCTGCCGTACTCAAGCTCATAGCGGGCGCTGACCGTCGGCGGCGGCAGCTTGCCTGCCTTGCGGATCGGGACCACGCCGGCGTCCACCGCGCGAGCCAGCGCGGCCGCCACCACGAAGCCCCGGGCCTCGACACCGGCGATCAGGTCGGACTCGTAGGCCGCGGGCAGCTCGGCGAACTCGTCTATGCACGCGCCGAACGCGGCCGCGTCGGCCAGTAACGGCATGATGTCCTTGAACAGCACGCCTGGTTGGGGAAAGTCCTGCACGTCCCTCAACCGACTGGCGATGATCTCGCTGATCGCCGGTCGGGCGCCGGCCGGTGAGGTCACGGACGCTTGCGAGCGGGCCGGGTCGCCGGGCGGGCGCCGGGTCGGGGGGCCGGCGCGGGGGCGCCCCGCCGAATCGCCGGAGCGGCGGCGCCGACCACAGCCGGCTCCTCAGCAGCCACCCGGGCCGAAGCCCGCTTGGCC
Encoded here:
- a CDS encoding adenine phosphoribosyltransferase, which produces MTSPAGARPAISEIIASRLRDVQDFPQPGVLFKDIMPLLADAAAFGACIDEFAELPAAYESDLIAGVEARGFVVAAALARAVDAGVVPIRKAGKLPPPTVSARYELEYGSAEIEVPVGLLEGKRVYVVDDVLATGGTLAASLELLSRAGATVTGIGVLIELEFLAGRARLAGHELTALLRL